From a single Raphanus sativus cultivar WK10039 chromosome 3, ASM80110v3, whole genome shotgun sequence genomic region:
- the LOC108847326 gene encoding protein OSCA1 gives MATIKDIGIAAGINILTAFIFFIIFAVLRLQPFNDRVYFSKWYLKRLRSSPASGGFLNLDLRAYLKFLNWMPEALKMPERELVDHAGLDSVVYLRIYLLGLKIFAPIAILAWAVLVPVHWTNHTLEMAKQLKNVTASDIDKLSVSNIPEYSKRFATHIVMAYAFTIWTCYMLMKEYEIIANMRLQFLASEARRPDQFTVLVRNVPPDPDETVSELVEHFFLVNHPDHYLTHQVVCNANKLADLVDQRKKLQNWLDYYQLKYSRNNSQIRPMVKLGCLGLCGQKVDAIEHYMAEVDKTSKEIAEERVNVVKDQKAIMPASFVSFKTRWAAAVCAQTTQTRNPTEWLTEWAPEPRDVFWANLAVPYVSLTIRRLAMSVAFFFLTFFFIIPIAFVQTLATIEGIEKVAPFLKVIIERDFIKALITGLLSGIVLKLFLIFLPSILMTMSKFEGFTAISLLERRSASRYYIFNLVNVFLANVITGAAFEQLSSFLNQSPNQIPQTIGVAIPMKATFFITYIMVDGWAGIAGEILMLKPLIIYHLKNAFLVKTEKDREEAMDPGSIGFNTGEPQIQLYFLLGLVYAPVTPMLLPFILVFFALAYIVYRHQIINVYNQEYESAAAFWPDVHGRIITALIISQLLLMGLLVTKRAAMAAPFIIALPVITIGFHRFCKGRYEPAFVRYPLQEAMMKDTLERAKEPNLNLKGYLQEAYVHPVFKGCDGDDDDDHSVLGKLESEVIIVPTKRQSRRNTPAPSRISGESSPSLALAVINGKEV, from the exons ATGGCAACAATTAAAGATATTGGTATAGCAGCAGGGATAAACATCCTCACTGCGTTCATTTTCTTCATAATCTTTGCTGTCCTGAGGCTTCAGCCATTCAACGACAGAGTTTACTTCTCTAAATGGTACCTCAAGCGGTTAAGAAGCAGCCCTGCAAGTGGAGGGTTTTTGAATCTGGACTTGAGAGCATACCTCAAGTTCTTGAATTGGATGCCTGAAGCTCTTAAGATGCCTGAGCGTGAGCTGGTTGATCATGCTGGTCTAGACTCTGTTGTCTACCTCCGCATCTACTTGCTCGG GCTTAAGATATTTGCTCCAATAGCAATACTTGCATGGGCAGTTCTTGTACCGGTCCATTGGACTAACCACACGTTGGAGATGGCTAAGCAGTTAAAGAATGTAACTGCAAGTGATATTGACAAACTGTCTGTATCAAATATCCCAGAGTATTCAAAAAGGTTTGCCACTCATATTGTAATGGCTTACGCCTTCACAATCTGGACTTGTTATATGCTCATGAAGGAGTATGAGATAATTGCTAACATGAGGCTTCAGTTTCTTGCCTCAGAAGCTCGTCGACCTGACCAGTTCACT gTTCTGGTTAGGAATGTTCCTCCGGACCCAGATGAAACTGTAAGTGAGCTTGTGGAGCATTTTTTCCTAGTCAATCACCCTGACCACTACCTCACACATCAG GTGGTATGCAATGCAAACAAGCTAGCTGATTTGGTTGATCAAAGGAAGAAGCTGCAGAACTGGCTTGACTACTATCAGCTCAAATACTCTAGAAATAACTCTCAGATCAGACCTATGGTGAAG CTTGGTTGCCTTGGCTTGTGTGGACAAAAAGTTGACGCAATTGAACATTACATGGCTGAAGTTGATAAAACATCTAAAGAG ATTGCTGAAGAAAGGGTGAATGTGGTGAAGGATCAAAAGGCAATCATGCCAGCATCTTTTGTGTCTTTCAAGACCCGTTGGGCTGCTGCTGTCTGCGCCCAGACCACACAGACTCGAAACCCAACCGAATGGTTAACTGAATGGGCCCCAGAGCCACGTGATGTGTTTTGGGCAAACCTTGCAGTTCCATATGTTTCTTTGACTATAAGAAGATTAGCTATGAGTGtagccttcttcttcctcacctTCTTTTTCATCATCCCTATTGCATTTGTACAAACTCTTGCTACCATTGAGGGAATTGAGAAAGTTGCTCCCTTCTTGAAAGTCATTATCGAACG TGATTTCATTAAAGCGTTGATAACAGGTTTGCTATCTGGTATTGTGCTGAAGCTTTTCCTCATCTTTCTGCCATCCATACTGATGACCATGTCCAAGTTCGAAGGCTTTACAGCGATTTCATTGCTGGAAAGACGATCAGCGTCTAGATATTACATATTCAACTTGGTGAACGTCTTTCTTGCAAACGTTATCACTGGAGCTGCGTTTGAGCAGCTCAGCTCTTTCCTCAACCAGTCGCCAAATCA GATTCCTCAGACCATTGGTGTGGCGATACCGATGAAAGCAACCTTCTTTATCACATATATAATGGTTGATGGGTGGGCAGGAATTGCAGGAGAGATTCTCATGTTGAAACCTCTCATCATATACCATCTCAAAAACGCTTTCTTGGTGAAAACGGAGAAAGACAGAGAGGAAGCAATGGACCCCGGAAGCATCGGTTTCAACACAGGAGAGCCTCAGATACAGCTCTACTTCCTTCTCGGTCTTGTCTACGCTCCTGTGACACCAATGCTTCTTCCTTTCATCTTAGTCTTCTTTGCACTTGCTTACATTGTCTACCGTCATCag ATCATAAATGTGTATAATCAAGAGTATGAGAGCGCTGCTGCGTTTTGGCCAGATGTTCATGGGCGTATTATAACGGCATTGATCATATCTCAGTTGCTTCTGATGGGTTTGTTGGTCACAAAGCGTGCTGCTATGGCTGCACCCTTTATCATCGCTCTTCCAGTGATTACCATCGGTTTCCATCGCTTCTGTAAAGGCCGTTATGAGCCCGCCTTTGTCCGTTACCCCTTGCAG GAAGCTATGATGAAAGATACGTTGGAAAGAGCAAAAGAGCCGAACCTGAACCTGAAAGGCTACCTGCAAGAAGCTTATGTTCATCCTGTTTTCAAAGGatgtgatggtgatgatgatgacgaccaCAGTGTGCTTGGGAAGTTGGAGAGTGAAGTCATCATAGTGCCAACAAAGCGCCAGTCCCGGAGGAACACTCCGGCTCCAAGCAGGATCAGCGGCGAGTCTTCACCGTCTTTAGCCTTAGCCGTTATTAACGGTAAAGAAGTCTAG